The sequence CCTACTATGCAACACAAATCCTTTTTAACTTGAATAACAGCAAGGTTGCAATTACAACTGATAACAAGGCTGCCGGAGTCCTCGGTATCCCTGCAGCAGTTGATACTGGAACCATTATCGTTGATGCATCCAATTACAAATATTTTATGAGATAAACAATTCATTTTAACAGTTGATGTAAAAAAAAGTGCAGTCCTGTTGCCTGTTGCGGGAGGACTGCTTTTTTTGAATTATGGGAGAAATTATGTCTGAATGGATATTGGAAGCACGGGGAATAGAGAAATTTTTCCCTGGTGTTCGTGCTCTTGATGGTGTGGATCTTCAAATTCGAGAAGGTGAAGTCCATGCTCTTGTGGGTGAAAACGGGGCAGGGAAGTCCACTCTGATGCTGACTTTAAGCGGAATCTATCAACCCGATGGCGGAGTGATATATATGGAAGGGGAAAAAGTTCATTTTGCATCCCCTCATGATGCCAACCATAAGGGGATCAGTATTGTCTTTCAGGAATTGAGCCTGATCTCCAGTCTCAGTATTGCTGAAAATATATTTGCCAACAGGCAGCCTGTGGGGCGGATGAATATGATTGACTGGGAGACTCTTTACAGTCAGACCACTGAGCTGCTTGCTCTTTTTGATCTTGAAGAATTACACCCGTCAACCCCTGTTCATGAGCTGTCGGTAGCTAATCAGCAGGTAATCGAGATTATAAAAGCTATTTCGTTTAATCCAAAGGTTCTTATTCTTGATGAACCTACTTCATCTCTTACGGAGCATGAAGTAAATCAGTTATTTGCCAATATCAGGAAGCTCAAAAAACAGGGGCTCTCCTTTATCTATATTTCGCACCATCTCAGTGAAATTTTTGAGATAGCCGATCGGGTTTCCATTTTGAGAGATGGAAAATATGTCTGCAGTGAGGATGTAAAAGATATTGATGAGGAATATCTGGTGACCAATATGGTGGGAAGAGCTATTTCAAATATGTATGGTCATAGAGAAGATCATCAGAAGATAGGTAATGACTTGCTTACAGTTGAGAATCTTACCAGGAAAGGTCAGTTTGAAAATGTGAGTTTTAATGTTAAAGCCGGAGAGATTGTTGGAATGGCTGGATTGGTCGGAGCCGGGCGGACTGAGTTGGGCCGTGCTATTTTCGGAGCGGAACCTGCGGACTCTGGAAACATCAGTCTTGACGGACGTTCCCTTGAAATTCGTAATCCAAAGGATGCGATTGTTCATGGAATCGGGTATCTGAGTGAAGACAGGAAATCCCAGGGGCTTATCCTTGATTTCACTGTTACTGAGAATCTTGTGGGGAACCACCTTGAAGATTTTTCATCTGCCTACGGTTTCCTAAATGATGGAAAGATCAGGAATTTTGCTCAGGAATGTAAAGATGATTTTGGTATTGCTACACCTTCTCTGAACCAGAAGGTGGCCAAACTTTCAGGTGGAAACCAGCAGAAGGTTCTAGTTGGTGCCTGGATGGGGATCAAACCCCGTCTTCTGATAGTTGATGAACCAACGAGAGGGGTTGATGTAGGTGCTAAGGCTGAAATCTATAGCCTCCTCCGTGACCTGGCGGCTAAGGGTGTCGGGATCTTGATGATCTCTTCCGACCTGTCGGAGATCCTTGGGATGAGTGATCGGATTCTGGTTATGCAGACTGGAACTTTGGTGGGAACTATCCCCGGTAATGAAGCTACTGAAGAAAATGTAATGACCCTCGCTGCAGGGACTGTGCAAGGAGAACGTATAATATGAACTGGTTGAAATCTATGATTAAACAGAGGGAATTCATGATCTTTTTGATTGTGACCCTCCTTTTTGTGGTGATGATATTTGCATCCCCTTATTTTTTAAGTACCGGCAATATTCTAGCTGTGCTGCTTGGTTTATCCCTGGAGGCAATTATTGCTGTAGCTATGGCTCATCTGATGGTGTCAGGCGGGTTTGATATGTCTGTCGGATCTATTGTTGCTTTTACCGGTGCCATCACAGCAATGACGTTGAAAGCTGGTCTGCCTATTCCTCTGGCTGTAATTATCGGTCTGCTTCTTGGAGCAGCAATCGGCCTCTTTAACGGATTTGTAATTGCAAAAATAGGAATCAATCCCTTTGTAACTACTCTTTCATCTCTGAGCCTCTTCAGGGGGCTGACTCTTATTGTTACTAGAGGACAGAATATTACAGGTCTTCCCAAGGCTTTTAAAGCTATTGGTCAGGCAAAAATAGTTGGTATACAGACTCCTATTATTATTGCAGCTGTACTGATAATTCTGGGAGATGTCTTTTTGAGAAAATCCAGATTTTTCAGGCAGAGTTATTATATTGGTGGAAATGAAAAATCCGCCCGTCTGTCCGGGATTCCTGTGGATAAAATGAAAATTCTTGCTTATGTACTGACCGGTCTGTTTGCCGCCATTTCAGGAATTGTTATGACTGCCAGGCTAGGGTCTGCGTCTGTAACAGCCGGTTCCGGGATGGAATTGAGAGTCATTACCGCAGTAATTATCGGGGGAGCAAGTCTACAGGGTGGAGAAGGATCTGTTCTTGGTGCTTTTCTGGGAACTTTTCTGATGGCTTTGATCACCAATGCACTTACCCTGCTGGGTGTGGATGTCTATTGGCAGACATTTGTAATCGGGGGAACTCTGCTAACAGCTGTTCTTATCGATACTCTGACAAAAAAATATAAAGCCCTGGGCTAGAGGAAATTATTATGACAGGTAAAGAAATACTGCTGAACTCATTAAATCATAATGACGGACCTGTGCCGCTGGACTTTGGAGCTACAAGTGTTACTGGTCTGCACTGTTCTGTTGTTGAAGGACTCAGAGAGTACTATGGGATGAAGAAAATGCCCGTTAAAATACATGAACCCTATCAAATGCTCGGCCTGGTTGAAGAAGATCTTCAGGAGGTTATAGGAGCAGATGTCACTGGTGTTTTTCCCAGAAATACTATGTTTGGATTCCCTAATGAAAACTGGAAGGAATGGAAAACTCCCTGGGGACAGGATGTACTTGTTCCGGGAGACTATCGGGTCTCCATGGAAGGTAAGGATGTTTATATCTACCCTGAAGGTGATACTTCTGTGCCACCCAGCGGCAGAATGCCTGAAAGCGGTTATTTCTACGATACAATCGTACGGCAGGGGGAGATTGATGATGATAATCTGAACCCTGAAGATAACCTGGAGGAATTCGGACCAGTTAAGGAAGAGGATCTTGCCTATTTCAAGTCTGCTTGTGATGAAGCCGAAAAAACAGGTCGGGGGATTATAGCGACCTTTGGTGGAACAGCTTTTGGTGATATTGCTATGGTTCCAGGACCATTTCTCAAGTATCCAAAAGGTATCCGCGATGTTACTGAATGGTATGTCTCCACCATGATCCGTGCAGATTATATCCATGAAGTCTTTGAAAAACAGAGTGAAATTGCCTTAGCTAATCTGGAAAAAATCTTTGCTGCTGTGGGTAATGCTCCTGATGCTGTTTTTATCTGTGGTACAGATTTCGGTACACAGAATTCTCAATTCTGTTCTGTCGATTCTTACGAGGAGATGTATGCTCCCTATTATAGAAAAATTAATAATTGGATTCATGAGAATACAAGCTGGAAAACATTTAAGCACTCCTGTGGTGCGGTTGAACCCTTTATGTCTCATTTTATAGACAGTGGCTTTGATATTATCAATCCAGTTCAATGTTCTGCAGATGGTATGGATCCTCAGCAGCTGAAGGACAACTATGGAAATTCCTTGACTTTCTGGGGAGGCGGAGTAGATACTCAAAAGACCTTGCCCTTCGGGACTCCTGCTGAGGTGAGGAAAGAGGTACGCGAGCGTCTTGAAATATTCAGCAGACAGGGCGGTTTTGTATTTGATGCCATCCATAATGTACAGGCTTTGACTCCTGTAGAAAACATGGCGGCTCTTATAGAAACCGTGAAGGAATTTAATGCTGAACGCTCATAGAGGGCTGATGAATAAAGAATACAGCATTCTCGTTATTGATGATGAACCCCTGGCCCGTTTATCTTTCAGGAAACTGATAGATACAAGGTTTCCGGGGTTCTCTGTCTGCGGAGAAGCAGGAACCGGTCCGGAAGGACTGGAATCATTCCGGAGACTGCAACCAGATATTATTATGATGGATATTCAGATTCCCGATTTGAATGGGCTTGAGACATCCCGTCTTATCCTTGAACGCCATCCCGGAGCTCAGATAATAGTTTTATCGGCCTATGATCAGTTTGAATATGTTCAGGATGCTCTTAATTCAGGAATCCTGGGCTATCTGTTAAAACCTGTTAATGAGAAAAAACTGAGTCAGCTTCTTGATAAAGCAGTACAGAGAATTTGCAGCCTTGAAGATTATAACAGAGAATCCATTCAGTTGCAGACCTTTAAAGAGATAGCTGCCGGAGACATGGTTACTTCCTTTATCTATGGCAGCTGCGGAGGACTTGATGCGGATTTTTATGCTTCCCATCAGGAGCCTCCTGTTAAGTCTGGATATTTTTCATTATTCCGAATTGATGACTTCTCAGTTGATGAAAAGATTGCTACAGAGATTAATGAATATCTTAAGCACCTTCCTGGAGTTTTACCCGGACGATGGATTGGAACTATCCTTCCGGTCTTCATTATAAAAGATGATACTGCATTGCCAAACATGGTTCTGGTGGAAGGTATTGCTCATCGAATTAAGATTCTGACATCCCTCAGTGTTCGAACAGCTGTGGGATCAGTACAGAGTCAACCTTCCGATTTCCCACTCTCTTTTTCACAGGCTCTGGATACACTGGAATCCGGTTCCATCATTGGAAGTTCTGTTCTTTTAGAATATCCCCGTGATCTTGAACTTCGTTTTTTAAGAGCAGCAGAAGAAGAGCGATGGGACAGTGCTGAAGATTCAGTCAACATGTTTTTTAAGATCCTCAGTATGCCCGAATACAGTCTAGGTGATTCACAGATGGCATTGAATGAGTTTTTAATTATGTTCCGGCGATTTCTGAATGATAAAGGAGACGTAAACAGCAGCCGTCTTATTTTCAACCTACTGCGTAATATTCATTTACATACTGATCGGCTTTCCATGTTGGAATGGATTGCAGCTTCTCTGATTGATCTTTTATCAATTCTTAAAAAGAGTGAGTCCTCTGAAGATCTGCAAATCAGGAAAGTTCTGAAATATATAGATCTGAATGATTTTCAGGAAATCAGTCTGGAGACAGCCGCTATTTCTGTAGGACTTACTCCTCAGTATCTGAGTCGTATATTCAAAGACAGGTATAAGATGAATTTTCTGGAGTATCTGATCAGTAGAAGAATGGAACTGGCCAGCCGTCTTTTGAAGGAAACAGATCTCAGTATTAAAGAAATAGCTGTAAGATCCGGCTATACCGATGTTAATTATTTCGGCAGAGTATTTAAGAAACAGATAAAGATATCTCCCCGTGATTACAGGCTGAAATACTAAGCCGGTATCAAAATCCTGCAGATGGTCCCGGAGTTGTCTGAAGCACTGAGACTCAGGCATGGTTTTCCGTATTTCAATTCCAGTCTTCTTATAACATTTCTGATACCCATAGATTTTGTTTCAAAATCAGTATCCATGATTTCATCGATTCTTTCAGCTGTAATTCCACAGCCGTTATCAATGATTTCTATGAGTATCTCATTATCTCTTTTAACTGCCTTTAAACTTATTAATCCTGGTCGGGAAATGGGTTCCAGGCCATGCTTAATGGCATTTTCAACCAGAGGCTGCAGGATCAATGCAGGGACAGTGGTCTTGAGTACTTCAGGATCGATCTCTTCACTGTAAGCTAATTTTTCACCAAAGCGGGTTTTCTGTATATGAATATAGCTGTTGATCAACTCAATTTCTTCTTCCAGAGGAACGGCTCTTTTCTGCATAACCAGATTATAGCGAAGTAAATCAGATAGACTTCTGATCATTTTTCCGGTACGGGGAGCCTCTTCCAGGCTGCTTAAAGAATCAATTATATTCAGAGTATTGAATAGAAAGTGAGGGTTTATCTGGGATTGAAGAAGAGCCAATTCCGATTCTTTCAGGAGATGTTCTGTCTGGTGATGCTGAATCTCCCTGTCCTTCAATCGCTGTTCCAGTTCAGCCTTCTCCTGAATTCCTTCGATCTGTCCGGTAATATGTTTTGACATCTCATTGAATGACCGGAACAGAACAGCGATCTCATCTTTTCGCTGAGGTATAATGAGATCAACATGTTCTGTCTCTTTACCGAAGCGGATCAGTTCCAGAGCAAGTTGATGAATCGGTCTTGAAACTGAGATACTGAAATTCCATGCCAGGACATAGCAGAAAAGAATCATCAGAATAACGAAACTAATATTGATTTTCAAACTTCTGCTCATTTGCATTTTGAAAGTGAGGAAAAAGGATTGGAGATTATCCAGGAAGAGAGAGTTGAGTTCTTCAAGTTCTTCCCTGATGTATCCCGAAAGGTTTAATAAATCAAGCTCTGATTCCCAGACATAAATTGTCTCTGCTCCATCATTGTACA comes from Oceanispirochaeta sp. M1 and encodes:
- a CDS encoding sensor histidine kinase is translated as MDSVPEALPYGLRLKLLGSFFIIIISLAGLNGYTLIRITSQDRVLSKRVDHQIELHSIHSSLQGMNSHISNYIRSGNEEYIISFRQEFAAVTKRLGVLGLIADEKEMKDSFRDLTAMIETYRERASALINLYNDGAETIYVWESELDLLNLSGYIREELEELNSLFLDNLQSFFLTFKMQMSRSLKINISFVILMILFCYVLAWNFSISVSRPIHQLALELIRFGKETEHVDLIIPQRKDEIAVLFRSFNEMSKHITGQIEGIQEKAELEQRLKDREIQHHQTEHLLKESELALLQSQINPHFLFNTLNIIDSLSSLEEAPRTGKMIRSLSDLLRYNLVMQKRAVPLEEEIELINSYIHIQKTRFGEKLAYSEEIDPEVLKTTVPALILQPLVENAIKHGLEPISRPGLISLKAVKRDNEILIEIIDNGCGITAERIDEIMDTDFETKSMGIRNVIRRLELKYGKPCLSLSASDNSGTICRILIPA
- a CDS encoding uroporphyrinogen decarboxylase family protein produces the protein MTGKEILLNSLNHNDGPVPLDFGATSVTGLHCSVVEGLREYYGMKKMPVKIHEPYQMLGLVEEDLQEVIGADVTGVFPRNTMFGFPNENWKEWKTPWGQDVLVPGDYRVSMEGKDVYIYPEGDTSVPPSGRMPESGYFYDTIVRQGEIDDDNLNPEDNLEEFGPVKEEDLAYFKSACDEAEKTGRGIIATFGGTAFGDIAMVPGPFLKYPKGIRDVTEWYVSTMIRADYIHEVFEKQSEIALANLEKIFAAVGNAPDAVFICGTDFGTQNSQFCSVDSYEEMYAPYYRKINNWIHENTSWKTFKHSCGAVEPFMSHFIDSGFDIINPVQCSADGMDPQQLKDNYGNSLTFWGGGVDTQKTLPFGTPAEVRKEVRERLEIFSRQGGFVFDAIHNVQALTPVENMAALIETVKEFNAERS
- a CDS encoding response regulator; this translates as MNKEYSILVIDDEPLARLSFRKLIDTRFPGFSVCGEAGTGPEGLESFRRLQPDIIMMDIQIPDLNGLETSRLILERHPGAQIIVLSAYDQFEYVQDALNSGILGYLLKPVNEKKLSQLLDKAVQRICSLEDYNRESIQLQTFKEIAAGDMVTSFIYGSCGGLDADFYASHQEPPVKSGYFSLFRIDDFSVDEKIATEINEYLKHLPGVLPGRWIGTILPVFIIKDDTALPNMVLVEGIAHRIKILTSLSVRTAVGSVQSQPSDFPLSFSQALDTLESGSIIGSSVLLEYPRDLELRFLRAAEEERWDSAEDSVNMFFKILSMPEYSLGDSQMALNEFLIMFRRFLNDKGDVNSSRLIFNLLRNIHLHTDRLSMLEWIAASLIDLLSILKKSESSEDLQIRKVLKYIDLNDFQEISLETAAISVGLTPQYLSRIFKDRYKMNFLEYLISRRMELASRLLKETDLSIKEIAVRSGYTDVNYFGRVFKKQIKISPRDYRLKY
- a CDS encoding ABC transporter permease; protein product: MNWLKSMIKQREFMIFLIVTLLFVVMIFASPYFLSTGNILAVLLGLSLEAIIAVAMAHLMVSGGFDMSVGSIVAFTGAITAMTLKAGLPIPLAVIIGLLLGAAIGLFNGFVIAKIGINPFVTTLSSLSLFRGLTLIVTRGQNITGLPKAFKAIGQAKIVGIQTPIIIAAVLIILGDVFLRKSRFFRQSYYIGGNEKSARLSGIPVDKMKILAYVLTGLFAAISGIVMTARLGSASVTAGSGMELRVITAVIIGGASLQGGEGSVLGAFLGTFLMALITNALTLLGVDVYWQTFVIGGTLLTAVLIDTLTKKYKALG
- a CDS encoding sugar ABC transporter ATP-binding protein, whose translation is MSEWILEARGIEKFFPGVRALDGVDLQIREGEVHALVGENGAGKSTLMLTLSGIYQPDGGVIYMEGEKVHFASPHDANHKGISIVFQELSLISSLSIAENIFANRQPVGRMNMIDWETLYSQTTELLALFDLEELHPSTPVHELSVANQQVIEIIKAISFNPKVLILDEPTSSLTEHEVNQLFANIRKLKKQGLSFIYISHHLSEIFEIADRVSILRDGKYVCSEDVKDIDEEYLVTNMVGRAISNMYGHREDHQKIGNDLLTVENLTRKGQFENVSFNVKAGEIVGMAGLVGAGRTELGRAIFGAEPADSGNISLDGRSLEIRNPKDAIVHGIGYLSEDRKSQGLILDFTVTENLVGNHLEDFSSAYGFLNDGKIRNFAQECKDDFGIATPSLNQKVAKLSGGNQQKVLVGAWMGIKPRLLIVDEPTRGVDVGAKAEIYSLLRDLAAKGVGILMISSDLSEILGMSDRILVMQTGTLVGTIPGNEATEENVMTLAAGTVQGERII